Part of the Rhodobacteraceae bacterium M385 genome is shown below.
ATACGTCCAGCGCTTCGGGCAGTTGTTGCGTGAAAGCGTTGATCCGGCGGCCATAGGCGATCTTGAGGATCATGGACAGGCCCACGGCGGGCAGGGCAACGGCAAGAATCGCGGCAAGGAAGGGGGGATGCCCCAGACCAATCGTCAGGCCGGCAAAAACGATCAGGACGGCGATGCCGACCTGAACAAGGCATTCCGTGGCCGACAGGCGCAGCCCCGCGCGGGCGATTGCGCCCTCGAGCCGGGCCAGGACGCGGGCCACGCCGTTGCCATTGGCAGCAGCCGAGGCGGTGCCGCGTTTACGGCGAGCGGGTGTATCGGTGCCGGTGATCTGACGCGTGGGAAGCGCACGCTCCAACCGTTCCAGGTGGGCCCGGCGACGACGGTCGAGGGCGATCAACGCCCCCAGTACCACGCCCGCCAGGGCAAGACCGCCCAGAATAAGAAGGATAAGATCAAAGCCCATGGATCAGTGCATCCCCAAGATGCGATCTAGATCGTCACCAAGGCCGTATTCGGCGGCACGGGTTGCGAAGTTGGGGCGGTAGCCCGTGTGCACGAACTGGCCCTGCACCGCGTCGCGGGTGCTGTCAGGAGAGACTTCAAAGTGGAAGATTTCCTGCAAGGTGATCGCATCACCCGCAAGGCCCGCAATCTCGGAGATCGAGGTGATACGGCGGCGGCCATCGCGCATCCGGCTGACCTGCACGATCAGGTGCACGGCATCGGACAATTGCTTGCGCACAACGCCGCCACCGGGGGCGAAACCTGCCAGTGCGGCCATGCTTTCCACACGGGTCAGTGCCTCGCGCGGGGAGTTGGCGTGGAGGGTGGACATGGACCCGTCGTGGCCCGTGTTCATGGCTTGCAGAAGATCCAGCACTTCGTCGCCCCGGATTTCGCCAATGATGATCCGATCAGGGCGCATCCGCAGAGAGTTGCGCACCAGCGTCCGTGTCGTCACCTCGCCGTTGCCTTCGATAGAGGGGGGACGGGTTTCAAACCGGACAACATGGGGCTGTTGCAAACGCAGTTCAGCGGCGTCTTCGATGGTGACGATCCGCTCATCGGCTGGGATGAACTCGGACATGGCATTCATCAGCGTGGTTTTACCCGAGCCGGTACCGCCGGAAATCAGAATGTTCAGGCGTAGCAATGACGCAAGCCCAAGAAAGCCCGCCATCTGCGACGACAAAGATCCGCCCTCGACCAGTGCGTTGAACTTCACCGCGCGGTTGGGGAATTTACGGATGGTGATCGTGGGGCCATCAATCGCCAAGGGCGGAATAGCCACGTTTACCCGGCTGCCATCGGCCAGACGCGCATCTACCATGGGCTGTGCTTCATCAATGCGGCGGCCAACGTCGGCCACGATGCGGGTGGCGACACCCAGAACATGGGCGTTATCGCGAAAACGCACGTTGGTCAGAGTCAGCTTGCCACCGCGTTCCACATAGACCTGATCGGGGCCGTTCACCATGATGTCGGTGATGCTCTCATCGGCCAAAAGCGCCTCGAGCGGGCCGAGGCCAAGCA
Proteins encoded:
- a CDS encoding CpaF family protein, producing the protein MSLQRQILTQAAAILAEDDVAGDFTAPAPAKTSLTVPPTSPSAAAPKPAAQTFAAPAPAASTAFQGNSEETLARLRMANEITLALSKRMDFAELAVLSRRVQEENIRVAISELSSERKLQLNGTEIADLVGTILSDMLGLGPLEALLADESITDIMVNGPDQVYVERGGKLTLTNVRFRDNAHVLGVATRIVADVGRRIDEAQPMVDARLADGSRVNVAIPPLAIDGPTITIRKFPNRAVKFNALVEGGSLSSQMAGFLGLASLLRLNILISGGTGSGKTTLMNAMSEFIPADERIVTIEDAAELRLQQPHVVRFETRPPSIEGNGEVTTRTLVRNSLRMRPDRIIIGEIRGDEVLDLLQAMNTGHDGSMSTLHANSPREALTRVESMAALAGFAPGGGVVRKQLSDAVHLIVQVSRMRDGRRRITSISEIAGLAGDAITLQEIFHFEVSPDSTRDAVQGQFVHTGYRPNFATRAAEYGLGDDLDRILGMH